DNA sequence from the Hippopotamus amphibius kiboko isolate mHipAmp2 chromosome 1, mHipAmp2.hap2, whole genome shotgun sequence genome:
TCCTCCTGAGCGGGTTCTCTCCTCGTGAGGTGCTCAGGAGCCCCCATCTGCCCGTGAGGAGGGAGGGCGCCTAGAGTGACGGTGGGCTGGGAGCTGCCTTCTGGCcggcccagcccccagcagtctCAGAAAATGAGGTGCAGGGCCCGGTGCCCACAAACGGGACCCAGAGCTCCCAGCTGTGGCGACAGAGCCCGGGGCCAGGCTCAGCCGGGGGACGGCTGGAGGCACTGTGGCCCCACTTGGGGGAGGCTCTGGGAGTCTGTAGGGTGAGATCCGAGGGGAGAAGCCCCCCAGGAGAGGTGCAGCCACGCGGCGAGGGGTGGGAGGGCACGGTGTCCTGGGGTGGCACGTGTCCACTCGTGGACAGGCCACAGGCGGCCTCCTGGGCCAGGGCGGGCCCAGGCCTGCAGGCAGGGACCCCACTTAACAAGGCAGGCGTGCTGTCCCCAGGGCCCCCACTGGGGCTCGCCCCTTGCGGGGCAGGTGGCCCGGGGCTTGGAGCGCCCAGGACGTGACCGGGAGTGAGTATGGACGTGTCAACGCCGTGAGACCTGGGCGGGGGGCCCTGTGTGCAGGGCCAGAGCTGCCGTCAGCGTGCAGCGGGTCCTCAGCCACAGGGGCTCGGGTGGCGCCCCGGGCCCTCCCGAGGTGAGCACAGAGGGCCCGCCGACACGTGCCCCCACCGTCTCGCAGGGGCCTCAGGGCTCAGGCGGGAGGGAGACCCGTGAGCGTCTCAGGCATCGTGGCAGCCCGGACCTGCCCAGCTCCTCGGCTCCGCCCCCCACGCCCCGGTCTCCCGGAGATGGTCGCTGGGAGGGGGTGGCCACGGGGCCTCTGGCGGGAGCGGGATCGTGGGGCCGCCTGCCCTTTTACATCGGGTGAGCGTTTTGCCCACCAGGTGTAACGTTGTCTCGAAGCCCACGCCACCTGCAGCCTTCCCGCTGCCTCTGTGCGGATTTACCAGCAGCGCGCGGGTGTCCGCGCCTCGCTGCGCCATTTCGTGGCGGCGATAACCGTGAGACAGCTCTGTGCTCTGCTCCCAGGGTTCCAGAGCCGGCGGGGCCGCCCTGGGCCCCCCGCGCGGGCCAGCGGGCATCCGGCCCCGCCCGGTTTTGTTCTCGGCAGCCTGGGAGCCCGGTGAGTTTGGCATCCAGCCCCGCCCACCAGACAGGAGCCCTGGGGCCCCAGGCTCCAGGGGAGGCCCCCCAGGGCCGGTAAACAGCCAGACTGAGTGGGCGGAGGACCTTCAGAGGCGCCTGcctcctggggccctggcccagcccccacccaagTCTGGGGGCGCCGTGGATGCTGCCCGAGTGGGCAGGGCCGCAGGGGACAGAGGGAGCCGCTGGCTCGGGCTGGGACGGCCTGTGCGCCTTGGCCCCGGACGTGCGGTGCCAGGAAGGGCCCTGCGCCGCCCCTCAGGCTCCGCCTCGGCCGGGGGGTGGGCCGCGTCCGCTGCCAGCAAGGGCTCGGGCacctccctgcccacctgctcctcccagccGGGCAGGACACGGGCTCGTCGCCGTCATCCAAGCCGCCCCGACGTCTCCCTCCGACGGTACCCCCACCCCGAAGGCCTCCATGTCCGGAGCTGAGTGCCGGCACGTCCCCCCCAAGGCTGCCCCTTCCCGGGGCCCCCACCCGTGTAGTTCTCGTCCCGAGCAGCTCTCCGTGTCCACCCCGCCCCCGTCCCCACCGCCCTGGGCCAAGGGTCCAGCCCCGTCCAAAGGGGCCTCCCACGCCCTCTCACCACTCACCATGCGCACGGGGGCCTCTCCGCTGGGCCCGccgccctcccccaaccccccccccacccccaggcctggcctcctgggccGCAGCCTGCAGGGCCGCCCGCCCCCGCTCCCTGCCCCtcgggccccccacccccgcgtgGCTACGCCCTCTCGAGCACAGGCCCCTGGCTGCCCCTCAGGGAGAGCCTGCCCTCCACGGCCTGGTCCCCGGGCCCTGCTCCGCTCCCGCAGCGGACCAACCGTGGCTGCAGGAAACACCGTCCGGCAGCCCCCTCTCAACGTGGTCAGGCCCAAGTCATCCCTCGGGGTGGACGCCATGCTCCTGCGAGGGGAGCCCCACGCTCCCACCGTGTCACCCTTAAACAAACCCCCCCGACCCCAGCGGCCCCTCAGCTCCcgccctctctctgcccccctcccctgtcACCCCGCCTGGCTCCTCCTGCCTGCTGCTCGGCCCACACGCTCTTCAAGGTCACAGTGacctccctgctcctcctggcctggccctggCTTTGTCCTCCCCCTTGGTGCTGTCCTCAGACGCTGCCAGGGCCCCTCCAGCTCCCCCCGCCTCCCTGCCTGGGGCCtctctgctccccgccccccgccaacgTGGCTGGCCTGTCCCGGCCAGGTCTCTTCCCGCCCCGGCTCCTGCGTCCCCGACCCAGGCCCACTGGCAATGCCAGAACCCTGGGGTGGAGTCCCTGAGTGTCTGGGAACCGGCCAGACCCAGACCGCGTGTGGCCAGGCTCCTGTCCCCCATTCCCCCTGGGCCCCTGGCCGCAGTTCTGAGCAGAGTCACGTCCGCCGGGAAGGAGGCTCTGCACCCTCAGTCCTTGTCATCACACCTCCCAGCATCTTCCTTAAAATATCAACTGACAGGTTCCTTCCCAACCGCTGTCCACACGGTTGGGGGTCCTGGCTTGCGGTGCCCCTCTCTGTGtccagggaggggcctgggcGCTCACGTCCAggggtgtgtgggctcctcaccaATTAGCTCTGGTGTCTGTGAATTTCGTGGGAGCTGGTCCTCTGGTCCCTGACACCTTGGGGTCAGCTGGGCGGCCTCGTAGGCCACGCCTGGGTTCCAGGCCTACAGACCCACTTCCTGCCTCGGGCCCCAGCTGACGTGTCTCGCCTTCACCTCGCACTTACCCGTCTGTCCCGAGCTGGGAGCTCGGCTCCCTCCGAGCCCCGCCCACCCCCCTCTCGgttgcccccccgcccccggccccatCCTCACGGGGACCCCTCGCTCTCTCGGGGCGGCCCGCGGGCCCTACCGCAGCCCTTGCCGGCTTCTCGCTGCCTCCTCTGCTGCCCGTGAGTGTCGGGGCCCAGACCATAAAGAAGCATCAGGGGGAGGACTCCGCGTGGCCTGTGGTTTGGCCCGGAGGGCGGGCGGGGGTCTCCTGCTGGAGCCTCTAGCAGCACGGCGTGGTGGGGAGGGAccacgctgagctgcggtgcacgGGCCCGTTGTCGGGGACAGAAAGTGTCCCAGAGGCGCGTCTGGGAAACGGAGGCCCCGTGGTGGCTCCCAGGCTGGGGCGCTACCTGGTGGCTTTTCCTTCTTCGGGGGATGCGGAGGTTCTGGGACCAGATACAGGCCGTGGCTGCACCACGCTGCGAGCGCGCTGACTGCCACGGCGCTGTTCCTCTAAAATGGCTCATTTTGTGTGAACTTCACCTCCGTGAAAAACACAAACTCCTTCGCGAAACATGCCCCCACCCTGTCCCATCAGACCAGGATCCAGGGGTCGCGTGGGCCACCGGGTCCCTCCCCACGGCGGCTGCCCCCCCGCCACTGCtgtttcagggaccccccccccgaATGAGCCCTGGGCTTGGAAGGCCACCGTTCCCCTGGAAACAGGGAAGCCAGTCTTCCCTCCTGCGCCTCTGACAAACAAACCCGCTCCGTGCCAGGGGGGCGGCCCCAGAGCACAATTAGACGCCAGCGAGTGGAAAAAGGGGGTGTAATTTTCCTGGAGCCCCATCCCCTGAGGCAGCCCCAGGCATCTCGGTGACACTTCCCTGCCTCTGGAGACCAATTACCCGGGCGGAGGGGACGAGCGGGCCCAGTGGCCTCGTTAACGCGGCCCCCGTGGGAGGGGCCCAGCAGGGGCGGCTGGTCCAGGGCCCGGGGGCCTGGAGGTGCAGCGGGAGCCTGGCCGCGCCCGGGCCCCCAGGTGGGCGCCGGGCCCTGCCAGCGGGAGCTGAGGGCGGGGCGGGCCCTCCCCAGAGGCCAAGGGCGCCCCGGGTGTGGGGCTGCGGGGCCCCCTCCCTGCTGTGGCAACAGCCCAGCTGGTGCCCGCCTCTCCTGGTGACCGGGTTGCATCAGACAGGCCGCCCCGCCAGGGCCCCGGCAGCCCCCGAGGCCCAGGACGCGCCCGGCCCAGCGCAACGGGGCCGCCGGCCGCAGGCCAGAGCTGCCTGGGCTTGCGGGGCGCGGAGGGCCCCCGGCCTGCAGGCTGGgctcggcccccgcctccccTGCCGTGGCCCAGGCTGACACGCGGGGCTTCTGCACGGCTCCGCTCCCGGCCTTGGGGAGGCAGCCGCTCAGACTCAGTCACGTCAAGGCCAAGCTACAGGCTGGCTCTGCAGCAACTTCCCGAGCGGCCACGGACCCCCCGGAGGCTCCCCAGACCTCCCGCGGCAGGGCCCAGGGTCAGCGCCCAGAGCCAGAGGAGCCCGGGGCCTGGCCTCCCgtcccccggcccccgccccctaGCGGCACCGCGCAGGGGCTGGCTCTGACGCCCCAAGACGCCGCCTCTCTGTCCCCCTCCAGGCAGCAGGGGCCACAGACAGGCGTCGGTGGTCAGAGGTGGCACGGTTCCAGGACCCTCCCCTGTCTCAGGGCAGCTGCTCCCCAAAGTGCGCCCAGAAAGTTGAGTGGGGCCTCGCCCACCGCACACCTggctccctgccctcctcactcCCCGGGGGGCACCCCACCAGACCCCAGGCCCCTTCTCCGCCGGCCCCCAGCACCCCTGCCCCACGGCCACACCTGACCCTGACGCAGGACACGGGATGGGCTCCATCCATCCAGTCTCTCCTGCCCTGTCCATTCTGGCCCCTAAGCGGAGACCCCACAGAACAGACCCCTGCAGGGAGAACAGGCCAGAAAGAGCCTAGGGGCACCCGGGAGGGGGTGAGTCCCCAGGTGGCACCCCTGGGAAGGGGCGGAGGGCGGGGGGCAGCACAGCCCAGCGGGGGCCCCTTGCCGACCCCGCCTGACCTCATGGATGACCTCACCTGATCTCCACGACCCCTCCTGACCTTCTTGCTGACCTCACCTgacctccccctccttcctctgacCAGGATTTCTGAGCCCTCACTTTCCGCCAGCCCTGGGCACAGTGGGCTCCTAGGGCCTGCGgcccgctgggggcggggggctaacagggagagagaaggggacgCTTCCAGAGGAAAGGCGGCGTGTCCACTGGCCAGGGAAGGCCCTGCAAGGCCACGGCTGGGGCCGGGCAGGGCCGGGGCGGTCCGGTAGCGCGAGACGGAACGGACGGGAGGCCCCCCGACTCGGGGCTGCGGCTGTGGCTCGAGAGGGCGGGGCGGGTCAGGGGTCAGAGGGGAGAGTCTGCACTGCGTGGGCGGAGCCAGGCAAGGGCCGGAGGCCGGAGGCCAGGGCGGCTACGGACCCCCCGGGGCACAGCTGGGCAGCTCCCGGGCCGGCACCCGCCCAGGCGGGAGTCAGAGCCGTGAGGGGGCAAGGGAGGCGGACGCCCCTGGGGCCCGTCGCCGTCCCCGCTgtctgggggcgggggcgggtgggCAAGCCCCCCGCCATCAGTCCAGCCTGGCTCTGGAGCCCGCACCCTCTTCCCGCAGTCTGAGGAGTTTCATGCAAATGAGTTGCTCGCTGGACAGCTGCAGCGGAGGGTTTGGGATGCAAATCTGAACCACCTGCCCATCCTGCAGGCCTGGGTgcacccaggggctgggggcgcgGAGCTGGGAGGGGCGGCAGCAGGAGGGCCCAGGGAGGCGCTCAGGCTCCCAGGGAGCCCACGTCGCCCCTGAGGGTGGTGGGGCCCCTGGGGCGTGGGCACCAGGAGGAGCAAGCGCCCCTCCCGGTCCAGGGCCCTTCCCGGTGCCCGCCCCGTCCCTGCGCACCTCGGGGGGGCACCctgcctcccgcccccgcctgcgCTGCGGGAGAGGACGGAGGTCCAAGGCCACGTTTAAGGAAAGCCGGCACGGGTGGAAAGCCGGCCTTGGACGCTCTgctgtcccttcccctcctcgTGGGGAAACGCCACGTCTGCCCTGGCACAGAGGCCCACCTTCCCGTCCCGTGTGCTCTGGCCCGAAGCCAGGCTTGGGCAGCTTTGCGTGTCCCCTCACGGTGGTGGGGAGTCCGCGTCACACACTCAGCCGACATCCACGCACCCGCAGGGGCAGGCTCGCCCCGGGCACCTCGTCAGCCGTGAACGAGGCAAGACCCACGTCCCACGGGGCACAAAACCGACGCGCGTGCCCAGGTGTGACTGCTGGGAGGGGTGCCGGCTGGGCTCCAGGCTGCAGGTGCCCGGGCCTCACTGAGAGGCAGACACCCCGGGTGGGCACGAGGGGCCACGGCGGTGGCGCAGAGGCGGGGGAGGgcctggcagggggcaggggccgGGGTGTCTCGACTCCGTTgggccagcagcctgcaagggcaGATATGGGGGCAGCCAGGGCCGGGCGCGTGGTAAAGGCACAGCCGGCCCTCCCAGGGCTGCGGGGGCAGGTCCAGGAAGCTCCGCGTCTGTTAGACGCGGCAGAGGCGGAGGGCGTGGGGCCGGGAGATGGGGCCTCCGAGGCTCAGCGGCTGTGCGGAGCTTTGGGGGGGTCCTTGTCATCGGGCAAAGACGCAAGGGTCAGGGGTGACGGGTGTCCCGCGAGCACCTCACGCGCGAATGTTTTGGGAGAGAGAAGCAGCATGTGCTGTGGGCTGAGCTGTGTCCCCGAATCCTGTGTGGAAGCCCTGACCCCCAGCGTGACGGCGTCTGCAGGGGGGGCCTCGGCGAGGTGATCAGGATGAGGGGGGCCCCTGAGGGCACCCGTGCCCTGATaacaaggggaagaaagagaggccCCCCTCCCCGCGAGCACACCAAGGCTGGGCGGAGAGGGCCGTGAGGACCGCaagaaggcaggggaggggcctcAGCAGAGGCCGGGTCTGCTGGCACCTGGACCTGGGCCTCCAGCCCCGGGTCTGTGAGGAGCGACGTCCTGCCTACGCCGCCCTGGGCTGTGGCCGCTTCTTACGGCCGCCCGAGCGGACGATCCGTATTGTACTCGCCGTTTTCCTGTACGTTTGGAgttatttcaaaacagaaagggTAAAAATGCCGTGAAGGAAGGACGGAACAAAACAAGGCCCCAAACAGTGCTAGGCCCTCGCCAGGCTCAGCCTGTGCCCGGGTGGAGGGGCACAGGGTGTGCAGGGAGCTCCGAGGTCACCGCCACCCAGCGAAGGAGACAGGTCCCCCGGCAGGAAGCAGGGAGCGGAGAGGCCACTGCTGACACCATCCAAGAACCACGACTGTGTGGCCTCGAAGGCGCACGTCATCTAGAGACCCGGGGTGGGCGTGACCCGAGGGCCCTGGAAGCTGcaggggtgggcgggcgggggcggctcGGGGAGGCCGGGGAGCCTGGGGTCCGTGTGAAAGAGGAGAGACGTTGGTTTGGGGGAGGCAGCGGCCCTGAGGCTGCGAGCAGGCAGTCTGGCACTGCCCCCGCGCAGGGCGAGGATGAGGCCTGGTCCCTGGTCTGAGAGCCCGAAGGGCCACGCGTGCGCTGGACCGCTGGCGAGCTGGGGCTGCGtgggctcctcccccgcgccccctGAATGGTGGAGAAAAGGGGCCTCGGTGGATCTGCCCCGTGGGAGGGCTGTGGCCCTTTTCCAGAGGGCTCCTGCAGGGCCGGCAGGGGGACATCGGTGGAGGCCTGGGGACGTCTGAGGCCCTTGTTGCACCTGGCAGAGGGGGGTCGATTTCAATCCCAGTCCCTGAGGAGAGGCTGAGGGGCAGGGCGCCCCTCCTTTCTTGAGTGCTGGGTTTGGGGCGGACGCCCGCAGAAGCGGGCACTCAGGGAGAGGGTGACACGGAACATGTCTGGCTTTGGCTGAGAGTGGGGCCCGTGGGGCTGAGCTTCCTGTCTCACAAGGGGTGACCTCGGTCTGGCCGCACCAGACAGGCAGCCGATGCAACTGCCCACGTCACTCCGGCCCTGGCACCAAGgtccccactgcccccaggcGCTTTGTTTCTTCCTGGGGGAGGCTGAGTCACTGGGCCTGGCCCCCCTGTGAGGGCCGGACTCCAGGCCAGGCCGGGCCACGCGTGGGTCCCACAgggcaggagagggcaggggctCCCTGCCAGGTTCCTGGCATCAGCCTAAAGCCACGCCGTGCTGGCAGGGCAGGCCTGAGCTgtggcctgtgcccccagggcCCTGTGCAGCCAGCACCACCCAACTGCACAGCCAGAGCAGGCCCTCGGAGcctcacccctccccagggcccccgTGAGAACCGAATGCCTGTGGGTGCCGGCCTCAGCTGTGTGCTCAGGCCAGAGGAGCCGGGAGGaggcaccacggagggccaggcagCCCCTTGGCCCGTCTCTGCTTGGGGCCTTCGGGGCCTGCTGGACACAGCCTTGCTGGGCAACAAGAGACCCCTGGTGGTGGCATATCTGGCCCCCCGCCGGCCAAGCTAGGGGGCAGTTAGAAAAAAGAGCCaagcagagaggaggctgggaaggctGGGGGTCACGAGGCCGGGGTCAGCTGGCCTTCCCAGCCGTGCGGTCGGGCCCCACCcagcccgggccccgccccggccgctCTGGCCTGGGGGCTCCCCTTGGTCCCCAGCTGCGGGTACATGAGGGAGGTGGGGTAGGACGCCCCTAGCCACCCCCTCAGGGGGTCCAGACAAGGTCCCAGCTCTGCGGTCAACTCTCCCAGGACAAAGGGGCCACCCCCAGCGCTCAGACCCTGGGCCAGTCTTTGCTTGGAGCCTCAGGGCGAGGGGCGCAGTGGAGCCCAGAGGTGGCTGCCCGCATCAGGCCTCAAGTCTCCAGAGTTCCCTCTGGGCCTCCCAGAGGTCAGAGGTCGGAGGAGGCCTGGCGGGGCCAGGCCGCTGCAGAGGCAACACTGCCTGTGCAATTTGCCTGAGTCGTTTCCATCTGCGCCGAGATTTCCCTGCCAGGGCCCTGCCTGCAGCGCTGGTTCCGGCCGGTGCCCCTCGATCGGATGCCCGTGCACCCCTGAGGCCCCAGGAGTGCTGGCGGGCAGCACTAGCTGAGTGCCCACGGCCCTGAGGTCTCAGCACACCCGCGGAAGGGCCCTTGGTTTGGTCTGGAGGCACTCTGGTCCAGACCTCACAGCTCACGGTGTGTCGGAGGACGGGCCTGCGGTGCCTGGGGTGGGCCCCAGACGCTCTGCTCCACCGGACTCTGCGGGCGACCCCCGTGCGCTCAGCCTGACACCTGGGGCCCCCGGCTGAAGGGTCTCCCGGCTCCCAGTATCTGTCCCCTCCAGGGCCAGCTCCCGGGGCTCACCCTCCCGCCCAGCCGGCCTCGGCTGTCCGGGGGTCCGTGTCCTGGGCCCCCTCAGCCTCTCAGGGTGGGAGCCACCCGGCCCCGAGCAAATGTCAAGCGTGCCCAGTGCTGGACCCGACAGACTTGCGGAGGTGACCGTGCCAGGTCAGGGGCCCAGCAACATTCAGGCCAAACCAGACCAAAGGCCTCAGGGACCCCCGTGCCCTCAGCGCCCAGCCGAGCCCAACCAcaggacagggtgggggtggggctggagagagcTGGGACTCAGCCCCCCTCGTGGCCCCAGCTGAGGGCCAGAGGCACGCCCAGGGGTCCCGGCCCTTCCTGAGCCCGGCCTGCCTCAGCTCCCCGGACCCCTGTCCTCTGCGTCCCCCGCCGCAGCTCACAGCCACCAGCTTCTGTCCCCTGACGCCCCGACAGCGCCGGGACACCTGCCAGGGTCACCGTGGGactcttcaaaatatatttaaatgagctTCTTACTTCGCGCAGTTTCAGACGTGCAGCACTGTTGCACGTTCCCGCAGGCCCGcagccagctccccaccccccaccgtcgGGGTCAGGGCTACGGCGGCCGGCCCGTTTCCACGCGCTCGAGCCCCACCTCTCTCGGGTTTCCTCAGTTTCTCCGCGTGTCCTCTTCCCACCTGGGATCCCACGTGACATTCAGTCGTCACGCGTCCTCGGGCTCCTCTGGCTGCGACAGGCGTCAGATGCCTTTGTTTTCGTGACCTTGGCCGTGTGCAGGAGCGCTGGCCAGGTGTTTGTCGACTGCCCCTCTGttggggtttgtctgatgtttttctcacgCTTAGACTGAGGTCAGGGGCTTGGGGAGGAGCCACGGAGGGGCCGCCCTTCTCGTCACATCACACTGGGGG
Encoded proteins:
- the LOC130859850 gene encoding basic proline-rich protein-like; this translates as MVSLRPQKKRLRSRPHGEGLCAGGGSEDRKAGAAALGTQPDPRAPSGTGEPSQPAPTRNPNRDSNCCDVSQQTPTFCCRSEAANNASGRPALCGGLTAGTSPPRERGREPSSPTPARPPQETLPDRFPGARHTPDARQPRPPPKAARRAARRTQGRQERAWGGAGRRAGAGQRAHLSRKQSLNLSPLKAAPFDLRLRPPPSCCGQTVCSVRCGLEGGGMRQRPFRQIHTCRSPKSRTAGLGLRVCGEAQNSSQKLGSSVTDGQLDGRGASRCLEGRGAALPRICESGSPRTAQLFSRGAPEGQCPGDTPACTCPPATPPPPGCQPCVAHLWAASPRGLRPSPELRQHCLIRTLGPQASPSARAAVSVQRVLSHRGSGGAPGPPEGPQGSGGRETRERLRHRGSPDLPSSSAPPPTPRSPGDGRWEGVATGPLAGAGSWGRLPFYIGLPAASVRIYQQRAGVRASLRHFVAAITVRQLCALLPGFQSRRGRPGPPARASGHPAPPGFVLGSLGARRAGHGLVAVIQAAPTSPSDGTPTPKASMSGAECRHVPPKAAPSRGPHPCSSRPEQLSVSTPPPSPPPWAKGPAPSKGASHALSPLTMRTGASPLGPPPSPNPPPTPRPGLLGRSLQGRPPPLPAPRAPHPRVATPSRAQAPGCPSGRACPPRPGPRALLRSRSGPTVAAGNTVRQPPLNVVRPKSSLGVDAMLLRGEPHAPTLTCLAFTSHLPVCPELGARLPPSPAHPPLGCPPAPGPILTGTPRSLGAARGPYRSPCRLLAASSAAPPGISVTLPCLWRPITRAEGTSGPSGLVNAAPVGGAQQGRLVQGPGAWRCSGSLAAPGPPGPRQPPRPRTRPAQRNGAAGRRPELPGLAGRGGPPACRLGSAPASPAVAQADTRGFCTAPLPALGRQPLRLSHVKAKLQAGSAATSRAATDPPEAPQTSRGRAQGQRPEPEEPGAWPPVPRPPPPSGTAQGLALTPQDAASLSPSRQQGPQTGVGGQRWHGSRTLPCLRAAAPQSAPRKLSGASPTAHLAPCPPHSPGGTPPDPRPLLRRPPAPLPHGHT